One genomic region from Jiangella sp. DSM 45060 encodes:
- a CDS encoding mannosyltransferase family protein encodes MTARTLSDRVRGVDRDALGIWLATRVSMWVIAGATGWMFVAAGQDVVPALDRWQQWDYWHYLGIAVHGYGGQPTGVPNEAFFPGFPAFLWLGDQLGLRHVAAGLIVSLVAGAVAAVALGRIGELEGGQRIGRLTVVVWAVSPSAVFLAAPYTEALFLACAFPAWLAARRQHWLAAGVLTALSCTVRVSGVFLAVAVAVHWLTTRREAVERSGRPWWSGLGWLFLPALPLLAWSLYLESETGDWLAWLHAQAEGWDRHFTWPWTSLDATWQAAFGGTQSPGFAWMFRAEIVAMLVGVVLTGALLWWRRWGEATWIGLQVIAFGTSTWFFSVPRATLLWWPLWVTIALLAARRRWVLWAYLAVSVPLMSVWAAAYLTGRWAG; translated from the coding sequence ATGACGGCACGGACGCTGTCCGACCGGGTCCGCGGCGTCGACCGCGACGCCCTCGGCATCTGGCTGGCCACCCGCGTCTCGATGTGGGTCATCGCCGGCGCCACCGGCTGGATGTTCGTCGCCGCCGGCCAGGACGTCGTCCCGGCCCTCGACCGGTGGCAGCAATGGGACTACTGGCACTACCTCGGCATCGCCGTCCACGGCTACGGCGGGCAGCCCACCGGCGTCCCCAACGAGGCGTTCTTCCCCGGCTTCCCGGCATTCCTCTGGCTCGGCGACCAGCTGGGGCTGCGCCACGTCGCCGCCGGGCTGATCGTGTCGCTGGTCGCCGGCGCCGTCGCCGCGGTGGCGCTGGGCCGCATCGGCGAACTGGAGGGCGGCCAGCGGATCGGCCGGCTCACCGTCGTCGTCTGGGCCGTGTCGCCGTCGGCGGTGTTCCTCGCCGCCCCGTACACCGAGGCGCTCTTCCTCGCCTGCGCGTTCCCGGCCTGGCTGGCGGCGCGCCGGCAGCACTGGCTGGCGGCCGGCGTGCTGACGGCGCTGTCGTGCACGGTGCGGGTCAGCGGCGTGTTCCTCGCCGTCGCCGTCGCCGTCCACTGGCTGACCACCCGGCGCGAGGCGGTCGAGCGGTCCGGCCGGCCCTGGTGGTCCGGCCTCGGCTGGCTGTTCCTGCCCGCGCTGCCGCTGCTCGCGTGGTCGCTCTACCTCGAGTCCGAGACCGGCGACTGGCTGGCCTGGCTGCACGCCCAGGCCGAAGGCTGGGACCGCCACTTCACCTGGCCGTGGACGTCGCTCGACGCCACGTGGCAGGCCGCGTTCGGCGGCACGCAGTCGCCCGGGTTCGCGTGGATGTTCCGCGCCGAGATCGTCGCCATGCTCGTCGGGGTCGTCCTGACCGGTGCCCTGCTCTGGTGGCGTCGCTGGGGCGAGGCCACCTGGATCGGCCTGCAGGTCATCGCCTTCGGCACGTCGACGTGGTTCTTCTCGGTGCCCCGGGCGACCTTGCTGTGGTGGCCGCTGTGGGTGACGATCGCGCTCCTCGCCGCTCGGCGTCGCTGGGTGCTCTGGGCGTACCTCGCCGTATCGGTGCCGTTGATGTCCGTGTGGGCCGCGGCGTATTTGACGGGGCGCTGGGCCGGCTGA
- a CDS encoding glycosyltransferase family 87 protein, with protein MTPQRRAAAAAPSRDDPVVAGLSEAIGGPFGRRAAQPRRWWGPVRVALLVAVVVLALGLLADQPCRSTGWADRADRSMWTSLCYSDVAFLYRERGFADGLLAYRDSLLEYPVLTGAVMQVTAVVAGGLYDAFGGGDLAPAFAESVIFFDLTAGLMALCALAVVVATARTVPRRPWDGLLVAASPLLLLSAYVNWDLLAVLAMSLAILAWTRDRPVLAGVLIGLGTATKLYPALLLGVLVLVALRSPDRRAALRDTALAVVAAVVAWCAVNLPVAWWAPEGWREFFTFNAERAADFGSTWFAIGLLKPGLLPESVDDLAVVSAAVLLVLIAALALTAPAPPRVTQLAFLAVAAFLLVNKVWSPQYSLWLLPLAVLARPRVRDLVVWQLAEGVYVLLLWRFLATLYDPSAPLLTNDQYALAILLRIAGLLWLVVMVVRDIRRPEDDPVRPFLTPVDATAPRHRRREATP; from the coding sequence GTGACGCCGCAGCGCCGCGCGGCCGCCGCCGCGCCCAGTCGTGACGATCCCGTCGTCGCGGGCCTGAGCGAGGCGATCGGCGGGCCGTTCGGGCGCCGGGCGGCCCAGCCACGCCGCTGGTGGGGCCCGGTCCGGGTGGCGCTGCTGGTCGCGGTCGTCGTGCTGGCGCTCGGGCTGCTGGCCGACCAGCCGTGCCGGTCCACCGGCTGGGCCGACCGCGCGGACCGGTCCATGTGGACGTCGCTCTGCTACAGCGACGTCGCGTTCCTGTACCGCGAGCGCGGCTTCGCCGACGGCCTGCTGGCCTACCGCGACAGCCTGCTGGAGTACCCGGTGCTGACCGGCGCCGTCATGCAGGTGACGGCGGTCGTGGCGGGCGGGCTGTACGACGCGTTCGGCGGCGGCGACCTGGCGCCCGCCTTCGCGGAGAGCGTGATCTTCTTCGACCTCACCGCCGGGCTCATGGCCCTGTGCGCGCTGGCCGTCGTGGTCGCGACGGCGCGGACGGTGCCGCGCCGGCCGTGGGACGGGCTGCTGGTGGCGGCGTCGCCGTTGCTGCTGCTCAGCGCGTACGTCAACTGGGATCTGCTGGCCGTGCTGGCGATGTCGCTGGCGATCCTGGCGTGGACGCGTGACCGGCCGGTGCTCGCCGGGGTGCTGATCGGGCTCGGCACCGCCACGAAGCTCTATCCCGCGCTGCTGCTCGGCGTCCTGGTGCTGGTGGCGCTGCGGTCGCCGGACCGGAGGGCGGCCCTGCGCGACACCGCACTGGCCGTCGTCGCCGCCGTCGTCGCGTGGTGCGCGGTGAACCTGCCGGTGGCGTGGTGGGCGCCGGAGGGCTGGCGGGAGTTCTTCACCTTCAACGCCGAGCGCGCCGCCGACTTCGGCTCGACGTGGTTCGCGATCGGCCTGCTGAAGCCGGGCCTGCTGCCCGAGTCCGTCGACGACCTCGCCGTCGTGTCCGCGGCGGTGCTGCTGGTGCTGATCGCCGCGCTCGCGCTCACCGCGCCCGCCCCGCCCCGCGTCACCCAGCTCGCCTTCCTCGCCGTCGCCGCGTTCCTGCTGGTGAACAAGGTGTGGTCGCCGCAATACTCGCTGTGGCTGCTGCCGCTGGCGGTGCTCGCGCGGCCCCGGGTGCGCGACCTCGTCGTCTGGCAGCTGGCCGAGGGCGTCTACGTCCTGCTCCTGTGGCGCTTCCTGGCCACGCTCTACGACCCGTCCGCGCCGCTGCTGACGAACGACCAGTACGCGCTGGCGATCCTGCTGCGGATCGCCGGGCTGCTCTGGCTCGTTGTGATGGTCGTGCGCGACATCCGCCGACCCGAGGACGACCCCGTCCGCCCGTTCCTGACCCCGGTCGACGCCACCGCGCCCCGGCACCGGCGGCGGGAGGCGACGCCATGA
- a CDS encoding transglycosylase domain-containing protein gives MTNQGRRRAGDRARSAASKGAAPRTAASAGAVSSSTPDRRGGGRRYAAGRNGGKKNGKGRRKGWRRFVSWKAFGLYALGMMLLGVAGISIAYAMTDIPEANAFARSEATIVYWNDGETELGRFSAENRETVDISDIPQACQDAVVAAEDRSFYDNNGFDPVGMLRAGIGYIQNNGSTAAGGGSTITQQYVKNYYLTQDQTLTRKVQELFISVKIDQQLDKDDILASYLNTIWFGRGGVYGIQTASRSYFGVPVSELDTAQCAALAGILRSPTRYDPTLGPENAERYQQRFAYVVDGMVDIGTLDAATAETLVPPEVVPEQKTNRYGGPNGYLLQQVRDELIDNGFTEEEIDTGGLRVVTTFDPQAQSAAIQSVEAERPQEHADGVRVGLAAVTPGDGAVVAMYGGPDAVEQPFNDALDASVQGGSTVKPFTLAAALEQGISLESRYSGNTLTDPILGPPVHNQDDKEYGEAIDLVTATENSMNTAFVDLAMNIGPDSIVDAQLASGLSYAADEETQLRQDPRVTIGIGHVRPIDMAEAYATLAAGGRHADWYTVRSVTEPGGNVPYRVEPVPESVLDPGVVADTTFALSQVVQNGSGREAQNLNRPAAGKTGTHEDLTAWFSGYVPQLSASVVIFRGEGETAGTVSLDGVDGMDTFTGGAFPARIWTAFMAGALDGMEIQEFPEPAEVGDAVNPSPTPTPTPTETPDEDENGDNGDDNGNGNENGGGNGGDESGSDESGDTGGDTSGDTGGDTSGDTGGDESGSEWSGTDGGSGGDTGGTPTEEPTDEPTGGNGNANGGAWGDGGADR, from the coding sequence GTGACGAACCAAGGGCGCCGCCGCGCGGGTGACCGCGCGCGTTCGGCCGCGTCCAAGGGCGCGGCCCCCAGGACCGCCGCCTCCGCGGGCGCGGTCTCGTCGTCGACCCCTGACCGCCGCGGCGGCGGCCGCCGCTACGCCGCAGGTCGCAACGGCGGCAAGAAGAACGGCAAGGGCCGCCGCAAGGGCTGGCGCCGGTTCGTCTCCTGGAAGGCCTTCGGGCTCTACGCGCTCGGCATGATGCTGCTCGGCGTCGCCGGCATCAGCATCGCCTACGCCATGACGGACATCCCCGAGGCCAACGCGTTCGCCCGGTCCGAGGCGACCATCGTCTACTGGAACGACGGCGAGACCGAGCTGGGCCGGTTCAGCGCCGAGAACCGCGAGACCGTCGACATCTCCGACATCCCGCAGGCCTGCCAGGACGCCGTCGTCGCCGCCGAGGACCGCAGCTTCTACGACAACAACGGGTTCGACCCGGTCGGCATGCTCCGCGCGGGCATCGGCTACATCCAGAACAACGGGTCGACGGCGGCCGGCGGTGGCTCGACGATCACCCAGCAGTACGTCAAGAACTACTACCTGACGCAGGACCAGACCCTCACCCGCAAGGTGCAGGAGCTGTTCATCTCGGTCAAGATCGACCAGCAGCTCGACAAGGACGACATCCTCGCGTCGTACCTCAACACCATCTGGTTCGGCCGCGGCGGCGTCTACGGCATCCAGACGGCGTCCCGCTCCTACTTCGGGGTGCCGGTGTCCGAGCTCGACACCGCCCAGTGCGCGGCGCTGGCCGGCATCCTGCGCTCGCCGACGCGCTACGACCCCACGCTGGGCCCGGAGAACGCCGAGCGGTACCAGCAGCGCTTCGCCTACGTCGTCGACGGCATGGTCGACATCGGCACGCTCGACGCCGCGACCGCCGAGACGCTGGTGCCGCCGGAGGTCGTGCCCGAACAGAAGACCAACCGCTACGGCGGCCCGAACGGCTACCTACTGCAGCAGGTCCGCGACGAGCTGATCGACAACGGCTTCACCGAGGAAGAGATCGACACCGGCGGCCTGCGGGTCGTCACCACGTTCGACCCGCAGGCGCAGTCCGCCGCCATCCAGTCCGTCGAGGCGGAGCGACCCCAGGAGCACGCCGACGGCGTCCGGGTCGGCCTCGCCGCCGTGACGCCGGGCGACGGCGCGGTCGTCGCCATGTACGGCGGGCCCGACGCCGTCGAGCAGCCGTTCAACGACGCGCTCGACGCCTCGGTGCAGGGCGGGTCGACGGTGAAGCCGTTCACGCTGGCGGCCGCGCTGGAGCAGGGCATCTCGCTGGAGAGCCGGTACTCCGGCAACACGCTCACCGACCCGATCCTCGGCCCGCCGGTGCACAACCAGGACGACAAGGAGTACGGCGAGGCCATCGACCTCGTCACGGCCACCGAGAACTCCATGAACACCGCGTTCGTCGACCTCGCGATGAACATCGGCCCCGACAGCATCGTCGACGCCCAGCTGGCGTCCGGCCTGTCCTATGCGGCCGACGAGGAGACGCAGCTGCGGCAGGACCCCCGCGTCACCATCGGCATCGGGCACGTCCGGCCCATCGACATGGCCGAGGCGTACGCCACGCTGGCCGCGGGCGGCCGGCACGCCGACTGGTACACCGTCCGCTCCGTCACCGAGCCCGGCGGCAACGTCCCGTACCGCGTCGAGCCGGTCCCCGAGTCGGTGCTCGACCCCGGCGTCGTCGCCGACACCACGTTCGCGCTGAGCCAGGTGGTGCAGAACGGCAGCGGCCGCGAGGCGCAGAACCTCAACCGGCCGGCCGCCGGCAAGACCGGCACCCACGAGGACCTCACCGCCTGGTTCTCCGGCTACGTGCCGCAGTTGTCGGCCAGCGTCGTGATCTTCCGGGGCGAGGGCGAGACCGCCGGCACCGTCTCGCTCGACGGCGTCGACGGCATGGACACCTTCACCGGTGGCGCCTTCCCGGCCCGCATCTGGACCGCGTTCATGGCCGGCGCGCTCGACGGCATGGAGATCCAGGAGTTCCCCGAGCCGGCCGAGGTCGGCGACGCCGTCAACCCGTCGCCCACGCCGACGCCCACCCCGACCGAGACCCCGGACGAGGACGAGAACGGCGACAACGGCGACGACAACGGGAACGGCAACGAGAACGGCGGCGGCAACGGCGGTGACGAGTCGGGCTCCGACGAGTCCGGCGACACCGGCGGTGACACCTCCGGCGACACCGGTGGCGACACGTCCGGCGACACCGGTGGCGACGAGTCGGGCAGCGAGTGGTCCGGCACCGACGGCGGATCCGGCGGCGACACCGGCGGCACCCCCACCGAGGAACCGACCGACGAACCGACCGGCGGCAACGGCAACGCCAACGGCGGAGCCTGGGGCGACGGCGGCGCCGACCGCTGA
- a CDS encoding PadR family transcriptional regulator, with product MGKRADALELAILGLLHDAPLHGYELRKRVNSLLGWGRAFSYGTLYPTLKAMVRQGYLAEDEPVDTLVTTGPHRSGRRARIAYRLTPEGKERFADLLAHTGPSAWDDEHFGVHFAFFGRADADTRMRILIGRRSRLQEKLDQFRSALSRTRERLDTYTLELQRHGLESVEREVKWLDDLISAEQRSIGRPMGATPTPGSGEPPAPPTGNEGENGR from the coding sequence GTGGGCAAGCGGGCAGACGCGTTGGAGCTGGCCATCCTGGGCCTGCTGCACGATGCGCCGCTGCACGGCTACGAGCTGCGCAAGAGGGTGAACTCGCTGCTGGGGTGGGGGCGAGCGTTCTCGTACGGCACCTTGTATCCGACTCTGAAGGCGATGGTGCGGCAGGGCTACCTGGCCGAGGACGAACCCGTCGACACGCTGGTGACGACGGGTCCGCACCGCAGCGGGCGCCGTGCCCGCATCGCCTATCGGCTCACGCCCGAGGGCAAGGAGCGCTTCGCCGACCTGCTCGCACACACCGGGCCCTCGGCCTGGGACGACGAGCACTTCGGCGTGCACTTCGCGTTCTTCGGCCGGGCCGACGCCGATACCCGCATGCGGATCCTCATCGGCCGGCGCAGCCGGCTGCAGGAGAAGCTCGACCAGTTCCGCTCGGCACTGTCGCGCACCCGAGAGCGACTCGACACCTACACGCTGGAGCTCCAGCGGCACGGCCTCGAGTCGGTCGAGCGCGAGGTCAAGTGGCTCGACGACCTGATCAGCGCCGAACAGCGCTCGATCGGCAGGCCAATGGGCGCCACGCCCACCCCAGGGTCCGGTGAGCCACCGGCGCCCCCCACCGGAAACGAAGGAGAGAACGGCCGATGA
- a CDS encoding inositol-3-phosphate synthase → MSSVRVGIVGVGNCAASLVQGVRYYRDADPATKVPGLMHVQFGDYHVRDVEFVAAFDVDAKKVGQDLADAIGASENNTIKICDVPPTGVVVQRGHTLDGLGKYYRETIVEDESEPVDVVAALKAAKVDVLVCYLPVGSEEAAKFYAQAAIDAGVGFVNCLPVFIAGTQEWADKFTAAGVPIVGDDIKSQIGATITHRVLAKLFEDRGVTVDRTYQLNVGGNMDFKNMLERERLESKKISKTQSVTSQLVDGLEPRNVHIGPSDYVAWLDDRKWAFIRLEGRNFGDVPLNLEYKLEVWDSPNSAGIVIDALRAAKIAMDRGVGGPILSASSYFMKSPPEQYSDDVCREKVEQFIRGEIER, encoded by the coding sequence ATGAGCTCGGTTCGTGTAGGCATCGTCGGCGTGGGCAACTGCGCCGCTTCGCTCGTGCAGGGCGTGCGCTACTACCGTGACGCCGACCCGGCGACGAAGGTCCCCGGGCTGATGCACGTTCAGTTCGGCGACTACCACGTCCGTGACGTCGAGTTCGTCGCCGCGTTCGACGTCGACGCCAAGAAGGTCGGGCAGGATCTCGCCGACGCGATCGGCGCCAGCGAGAACAACACCATCAAGATCTGCGACGTGCCGCCCACCGGCGTCGTCGTGCAGCGTGGCCACACGCTGGACGGCCTGGGCAAGTACTACCGCGAGACCATCGTCGAGGACGAGAGCGAGCCGGTCGACGTCGTCGCCGCGCTGAAGGCCGCCAAGGTCGACGTCCTCGTCTGCTACCTGCCGGTCGGCTCCGAGGAGGCCGCGAAGTTCTACGCGCAGGCCGCCATCGACGCCGGCGTCGGCTTCGTCAACTGCCTCCCGGTCTTCATCGCCGGCACCCAGGAGTGGGCGGACAAGTTCACCGCCGCGGGCGTCCCGATCGTCGGCGACGACATCAAGTCGCAGATCGGCGCCACCATCACGCACCGTGTGCTGGCCAAGCTGTTCGAGGACCGCGGCGTCACCGTCGACCGGACCTACCAGCTCAACGTCGGCGGCAACATGGACTTCAAGAACATGCTCGAGCGCGAGCGGCTGGAGTCCAAGAAGATCTCGAAGACGCAGTCCGTCACCTCGCAGCTGGTCGACGGCCTCGAGCCGCGCAACGTGCACATCGGCCCGTCCGACTACGTCGCGTGGCTGGACGACCGCAAGTGGGCGTTCATCCGGCTCGAGGGCCGCAACTTCGGCGACGTCCCGCTGAACCTGGAGTACAAGCTCGAGGTCTGGGACTCCCCGAACTCGGCCGGCATCGTCATCGACGCGCTCCGTGCGGCGAAGATCGCCATGGACCGCGGTGTCGGCGGGCCGATCCTGTCGGCGTCGTCCTACTTCATGAAGTCGCCGCCGGAGCAGTACTCCGACGACGTCTGCCGCGAGAAGGTCGAGCAGTTCATCCGCGGCGAGATCGAGCGCTGA
- a CDS encoding sensor histidine kinase yields MKSGRAKDGGDGDRSRSFWQSFLHDRSVRSRVAALVLLPLLGTLVLGTLFFKNSLDDASSASRTESLAEVGMVALQALQAVQDERDVTGLADGGGTEPASVDTAREATDAAIAALNQEIDEHRGDDLGSAYAGAVEQYETEVDRLSGTTNESNYRLQRDAKDPLFNDGGTAGYHRFAEVLQRLATAAATGTEDPALARRISALADVAQAVESASLERGVVAYFMTPGAQPSQADRDLAVSLQGEQAMLLDGRFLRALGFTEQQRIYSNEIYVANRELAQARTDIADFAEPRIDKQQWWELSTQRLDALRDIQQDTGNSVLALAADRTDSARVTALFSALGVLAVLALTVYLAIVVARSIIGPLRRLRASALETAQTQLPALVDRVHKDGPAVARNLPDAVTAEGRDEIGQVATAFNDVHSTAVRVAAEQALLRQNLDTIVVNLSRRTQSLVDRQLGEIEGLEQRERDPDQLSTLFRIDHMATRVRRHAESLLVLAGVEEMRKHTSAAGVLDVVRTAVGEVEQYPRVKFGVMPTDLITAGAVDDIAHLLAELIDNATEFSAPATPVRVTSQPLLGGGLRLQVTDSGLGIPAGQLEELNERLRNVGDIDVAASRTLGLYVVARLAAKHGIQVRLEPVPEGGTAAQVDLPAHLILSPLDTSEGVIPPVPAEPAAPQPPSGLNDSWNLDPSPAPFRRDDSSPSLPPVTAPAASGLPRRGERPDETRVPAEASDLPRPTPEPAPTMDAGRPTWPSPEESRLRPDTGESRIAPITAETRYDTGEHAVADTGEHKQLSETGERRLTDTGERRVTTDHGARPDEAWRQPLTNGSTGSALPTREPRQEPRPEIRPPASPPPAMPAAPAARSSLRAPEPVLPESDSPIYDSVASAWFSRSGDSSTDDWSSPADEGWRRAAEALRSAEEAASARAGQRDTEPIQTSPPVGSGWASRETAAAPPVPEPVAEAEPALSASGLPLRRRGASLVPGSIGELNETERTRRPAAAAKDASNVASTLASLQRGVGRGREETGGWVPKRPSDPERSDS; encoded by the coding sequence GTGAAGTCCGGCCGTGCGAAGGACGGCGGCGACGGCGATCGCTCGCGGTCGTTCTGGCAGTCCTTCCTGCACGACCGCAGCGTCCGGTCGCGCGTCGCCGCACTGGTTCTTCTCCCGCTGCTCGGCACGCTCGTGCTCGGCACCCTGTTCTTCAAGAACTCGCTCGACGACGCCTCGTCCGCCTCGCGCACCGAGAGCCTGGCCGAGGTCGGCATGGTGGCGCTGCAGGCGCTGCAGGCGGTCCAGGACGAACGCGACGTCACCGGCCTCGCCGACGGCGGCGGCACCGAGCCGGCGTCGGTCGACACCGCCCGCGAGGCCACCGACGCCGCCATCGCCGCACTGAACCAGGAGATCGACGAGCACCGCGGCGACGACCTCGGCTCCGCCTACGCGGGCGCGGTCGAGCAGTACGAGACCGAGGTCGACCGGCTGAGCGGCACCACGAACGAGTCGAACTACCGCCTCCAGCGCGACGCCAAGGACCCGCTCTTCAACGACGGCGGCACCGCCGGCTACCACCGCTTCGCCGAGGTGCTGCAGCGGCTGGCCACGGCCGCCGCCACCGGCACCGAGGACCCCGCGCTGGCCCGCCGCATCTCGGCGCTGGCCGACGTCGCGCAGGCGGTCGAGTCGGCGTCACTCGAGCGCGGCGTCGTCGCCTACTTCATGACGCCCGGCGCGCAGCCCTCGCAGGCCGATCGTGACCTGGCCGTGTCCCTCCAGGGCGAGCAGGCCATGCTGCTCGACGGCCGGTTCCTCCGCGCCCTCGGCTTCACCGAGCAGCAGCGCATCTACTCCAACGAGATCTACGTCGCCAACCGCGAGCTCGCCCAGGCCCGCACCGACATCGCAGACTTCGCCGAGCCGCGCATCGACAAGCAGCAGTGGTGGGAGCTGTCGACGCAGCGGCTCGACGCTCTGCGCGACATCCAGCAGGACACCGGCAACAGCGTGCTGGCGCTGGCGGCCGACCGCACCGACAGCGCCCGCGTCACGGCGCTGTTCAGCGCGCTCGGCGTGCTCGCCGTCCTGGCGCTCACCGTCTACCTCGCCATCGTCGTGGCGCGCTCCATCATCGGCCCGCTGCGCCGGCTGCGCGCCTCGGCGCTCGAGACCGCGCAGACCCAGCTGCCGGCGCTGGTCGACCGGGTGCACAAGGACGGCCCGGCGGTCGCCCGCAACCTCCCCGACGCCGTCACGGCCGAGGGCCGCGACGAGATCGGCCAGGTCGCCACGGCGTTCAACGACGTCCACTCCACCGCCGTCCGGGTCGCCGCCGAGCAGGCGCTGCTGCGGCAGAACCTCGACACCATCGTCGTCAACCTCTCCCGCCGCACCCAGTCGCTGGTCGACCGTCAGCTCGGCGAGATCGAGGGCCTCGAGCAGCGCGAGCGCGACCCCGACCAGCTGAGCACGCTGTTCCGCATCGACCACATGGCCACCCGCGTCCGGCGGCACGCCGAGAGCCTCCTGGTCCTCGCCGGCGTCGAGGAGATGCGCAAGCACACCAGCGCGGCCGGCGTCCTCGACGTCGTCCGCACCGCGGTCGGCGAGGTCGAGCAGTACCCGCGGGTGAAGTTCGGCGTCATGCCGACCGACCTCATCACCGCCGGCGCCGTCGACGACATCGCCCACCTGCTGGCCGAGCTGATCGACAACGCCACCGAGTTCTCCGCGCCGGCCACGCCGGTCCGGGTCACCAGCCAGCCGCTGCTCGGCGGCGGGCTGCGGCTGCAGGTCACCGACTCCGGCCTGGGCATCCCGGCCGGCCAGCTCGAGGAACTGAACGAGCGGCTGCGCAACGTCGGCGACATCGACGTCGCGGCGTCGCGCACGCTGGGCCTCTACGTCGTCGCGCGCCTGGCCGCCAAGCACGGCATCCAGGTGCGGCTCGAGCCGGTGCCCGAGGGCGGCACGGCCGCGCAGGTCGACCTCCCGGCGCACCTCATCCTCTCCCCCCTCGACACCAGCGAGGGCGTCATCCCGCCGGTGCCGGCCGAGCCGGCGGCGCCGCAGCCGCCCAGTGGCCTGAACGACTCCTGGAACCTCGACCCCAGCCCGGCACCGTTCCGCCGCGACGACTCCTCGCCGTCGCTGCCGCCGGTCACCGCGCCGGCCGCGTCCGGGCTGCCCCGCCGCGGCGAGCGTCCCGACGAGACCCGCGTCCCGGCCGAGGCGTCCGACCTGCCGCGGCCGACGCCCGAGCCCGCGCCGACCATGGACGCCGGCCGGCCCACCTGGCCCAGCCCGGAGGAGTCGCGGCTGCGCCCCGACACCGGCGAGTCGCGCATCGCGCCCATCACGGCCGAGACCCGCTACGACACCGGCGAGCACGCCGTCGCCGACACCGGTGAGCACAAGCAGCTGTCCGAGACCGGTGAGCGCCGCCTCACCGACACCGGCGAGCGTCGCGTCACGACCGACCACGGCGCCCGGCCCGACGAGGCCTGGCGGCAGCCGCTGACCAACGGCAGCACCGGCTCGGCGCTGCCGACCCGCGAGCCCCGTCAGGAGCCGCGGCCCGAGATCCGCCCGCCGGCGTCGCCGCCACCGGCCATGCCCGCCGCGCCGGCCGCCCGCTCCTCGCTGCGCGCACCCGAGCCGGTGCTCCCGGAGAGCGACTCGCCGATCTACGACTCCGTCGCCTCCGCCTGGTTCAGCCGGTCCGGCGACTCGTCCACCGACGACTGGTCCAGCCCGGCCGACGAAGGCTGGCGGCGCGCCGCCGAGGCGCTGCGCTCGGCCGAAGAGGCCGCCAGCGCCCGCGCCGGGCAGCGCGACACCGAGCCGATCCAGACGTCGCCGCCGGTGGGTTCGGGCTGGGCGAGCCGCGAAACGGCGGCGGCGCCGCCGGTGCCCGAGCCGGTCGCGGAGGCCGAGCCCGCGCTCAGCGCGTCCGGCCTGCCGCTGCGGCGGCGCGGCGCCTCGCTGGTGCCCGGCTCCATCGGCGAGCTCAACGAGACCGAACGCACCCGACGCCCTGCCGCGGCGGCCAAAGACGCGAGTAACGTTGCCTCGACGCTGGCCAGCCTGCAGCGAGGTGTCGGGCGCGGCCGGGAGGAAACCGGTGGCTGGGTACCCAAGCGGCCCAGCGACCCCGAGAGGAGCGATTCGTGA
- a CDS encoding roadblock/LC7 domain-containing protein, producing the protein MTNASSDELGWLLDRFVDRTTGAAHAVVVSADGLHLAGSTGMPRERGEQLAAVVSGLASLTVGASLILGAGTVQQTLVEMSNGFLLVMAVGDGAHLAVLAASTADLGQVGYEMALLVERVGAVLNPATRVG; encoded by the coding sequence GTGACCAACGCCTCCAGCGACGAGCTCGGCTGGCTGCTCGACCGTTTCGTCGACCGCACCACTGGCGCCGCGCACGCGGTCGTGGTGTCCGCCGACGGTCTGCACCTCGCCGGCTCCACGGGCATGCCGCGTGAACGCGGCGAGCAGCTCGCTGCGGTGGTGTCCGGACTGGCCAGCCTCACGGTCGGCGCATCGCTGATCCTGGGCGCGGGCACCGTCCAGCAGACCCTGGTAGAGATGAGCAACGGCTTCCTGCTGGTCATGGCGGTCGGCGACGGCGCGCACCTGGCCGTGCTGGCAGCCTCCACCGCCGACCTCGGTCAGGTGGGCTACGAGATGGCGCTGCTCGTCGAACGCGTGGGCGCCGTGCTCAACCCGGCCACCCGGGTGGGGTGA
- a CDS encoding DUF742 domain-containing protein produces MQDIAIEALVSTTKDGRTNGSDPEPERERILRLCHSPRSVAEVAAIVSMPLGVARVLVADLETEGLVRVADPHAAFAGSAEPARNLSVLERVRDGLRRL; encoded by the coding sequence GTGCAGGACATCGCCATCGAGGCCCTCGTCTCCACCACGAAGGACGGCCGCACCAACGGCTCCGACCCGGAGCCGGAACGGGAGCGGATCCTCCGGCTGTGCCACTCGCCACGGTCCGTGGCCGAGGTGGCCGCAATCGTCTCGATGCCACTCGGCGTGGCCCGCGTGCTCGTCGCGGATCTCGAGACCGAAGGACTGGTGCGGGTCGCTGACCCGCATGCGGCGTTCGCCGGCTCCGCGGAGCCGGCTCGTAATCTGAGCGTGCTGGAAAGGGTGAGGGATGGCCTTCGTCGACTCTGA